CACCTGGAAGCGGACCTACGGCCATCACCCGCTGATGGGCTTCGTCGACCACGGACCGGGCGGCACGGGGGAACCGGTCGCGGCCCTGCTCAGACCAGGAAACGCGGGCTCGAACACCGCGTCCGACCACGTCACCGCCGCCCAACTGGCGCTGGCCCAGCTGCCGAAGAAGTACCGGCGTGGGCGCCGGACCCTGATCCGCACTGACTCCGCGGGCGGCACTCACGACTTCGTCGCATGGCTCGCCCAGCGGGGACGGTGGCTGTCCTACTCGGTCGGCATGGTGATCACCGACGCGATCCACCAGCACGTGCTGAAGGTTCCGGCCTCGGCCTGGACGGCGGCCATCGAGACCGGCGGCGAGATCCGCGACGGCGCCTGGGTCGCTGAACTCACCGGCGACGTTCTGGACGGCTGGCCCAAGGACATGCGGCTGATCGTCAGGAAGGAACGACCGCACCCCGGGGCCCAGTTGAGGCTCACGGACGCGGACGGCATGCGGCTGACCTGTTTCGCCACCAACACCTCGGGCCGGCCGATCGCCGAGCTCGAGCTCCGTCACCGGCTGCGGGCCCGGGCCGAGGACCGCATCCGGGCCGCCCGGGCCACCGGCCTGCGGAATCTTCCTCTGCACCGCACGGCCCAGAACCGGATCTGGCTGGAGATCGTGCAGATCGCTCTCGACCTGCTGGCCTGGATGCCGATGCTCGCCCTGACCGGCAAGGCCCGTCTCTGGGAACCTCGCCGCCTGCGGCTCCGCCTGTTCACCACGGCCGGACAGCTCGTGACCACCGGCCGTCGGCAAATCCTCCGCCTGGCCCAGCACTGGCCCTGGACCAGTCACATCACTGCCGCCCTCGAACGGCTCGCACTCCTGCCGAACCCGGGATGAGCAGCGGATTCATCCGCCCCTACGAGAGAACCCTCCGGCCGGAGCAGTGGAACCCGGCGTCCATCCGAGACGACACTCGGGCCCTCAACCTGCCCAGCCTCAGCCCACAGCACGAAAACGGTCCACCGACTCCGTCGGCGGACCGTCACGCAAGATCGAGGTTAGACCGTGTCCTACATGGTCAGTTGGTCGTTGGGCTGCGTATGGGGCGGGGTACGTGGAGTTGGATTGTTCCGGACGGCTTGTGGGAGATCGCCAGGCCGTTGATCCCGGAGGTCCGGGTTCGGCCGCAGGGCGGCGGGAAGCAGAACACGCCTGATGAGACGCTGTTCGCAGCGATCATCTATGTGCTGGTCAGTGGATGTGCCTGGCGGGCTCTGCCGCCGTGTTTCGGGATATCGAAGTCGACCGCACACCGCAGGTTCATGATCTGGTCGAGGGCCGGCGTGTGGGGGCGCTTGCATGAAGCCGTCGTTCACCGGCTCGATGACGCGGGCCTTGTCGATGTCTCCCGTGTGGTCCTCGACTCGGCTCATGTGCGCGCTAAAAAGGGGCGAACACACAGGTCCGAGCCCCGTGGACCGAGGCAAGCCGGGTTCCAAGATGCACATCCTGTCGGACGCGAACGGACTGCCCCTGGTCGTCGGCGTCTCGGCCGCCAACGTCCACGACAGCCAAAGCCTGAAGCCCATGGTGGCGGGTCACCAAACGAAACACGACCCCTATCGCGGCCGCCACTTCAAACCCCAACGCCTCCATGCCGACAAGGCCTACGACATCCCTGAACTGCGGAAATGGCTCCGCGGCAAGCGGATCGGAGTGCGTATCGCCCGCAAGGGCATCGAGTCCAGCGAACGATTGGGTCGGCGCCGATGGGTGATCGAACGGACCATCTCCTGGCTGTCCGGCTACCGCAGACTCAGCCCTCGCTACGAACGGAAACCCCGCAACTACCTGGCCTTTCTCGGCCTCGCCGCAGCACTGTGCTGCTACAAACGACTCCTCAAACTGACCATGTAGGACACGGTCTGTGAACCGCAGGGGGGTGTCAGTCGTCCACCGCGCGGACGTCTTCCTCTCGTACGGGTCGCGTTTCTGCGGCCCAAGACGCGAGCAGCGTGAACCGGTCCGCGCTTTCCGGGTGCGTGTCGGTGGGGTGGTAGATGACGAGCATCTGGTCGCCGGTGTCGTCGACGGCGAGCTTGGAGAGGTTTAGCACCATCGGACCGACCTGCGGGTGATCGATGCGGACGGGACCGCCCCGGGCCGGCCGCACATCGTGGCGGGCCCACGCCTGCCGAAACGCTTCGCTTGCCAGTGACAGTTCTCCGATGAGCTGCACGGCCCGTGGATCGTCGAGATCAGCTCCGACGCGTTTGCGGAACATCGCGACCATGTCGTTTCGATCGAAGTGTATTCGGTCATCCGCGTCGAGGAATGCAGCACGCAGCAGGTTCTCACCGGGTCGGAGCTCCGGCGAGAGGACGTGCGCCAGCGGATTGCTCGCGAGCACGTCCATGTAGCGCCCCGCGACAAACGCGGGCATCTCTATCGAGCGGACGAGCTCCAGGATGCGGGGGATGACTGTCTCGCGGCGGGGTGCGCGACGCCGACGTGGCGCCGTGGCGCTCAGTTTGAGGAGATGCTCGGCGGAGGGTTCGTCGAGTTGCAGCACGCGTGCGATGGCTTCGAGCACCTGCACCGAGGGATTCCTGTTGCGCCCCTGCTCGAGCCGGAGGTAGTAGTCCGAGCTGATGCCGGCGAGCAGGGCGACTTCTTCGCGGCGCAGCCCCGGCACTCGACGTCGTTCATCCTCAGGCAGACCGACAGTCTCCGGGGCCACCAGGCCCCGTCGAGCGCGCAAGTAGTCGCCGAGCCTGTTCTCGCGCCCTGAGTCTGCCGCGTTCGTCACACTCGTTGACAATAGTTCCTGCGGACTGACGTTGCCTGGTCCTGCCACTCCCAGGATCGAGGTGGCCTTCTCCGTCGGCCAGGAGGGCCGCACGGTTGTCACAGAGCGCGACGCGCACTGGCACGAGCGCTCGTTCGTCATCACCACGTCAGCCAAAGGAGGGTACTCGTGCCTACGAACCGTATTGCTCTGATCACCGGAGCCAACCAAGGCATGGGCAAGCAGGTCGCAAAGGAGCTGGTCTTCGATGGGGTGACCGTGTTTGTCGGATCCCGCGACCTTGCCCGTGGCGAGAAGGCAGCCGCAGAGATCGGTGAGGGCGCCGTCGCGCTCCAGCTCGACGTGACCGACACGGCGTCGATCGCCTCGGCCGCCGAACGGATCCGCGACGAGACCGGCCGACTTGACCTCCTCATCAACAACGCCGCCATCTCCACTACCCGCACCGATGTGCGTGATCTGTCCGAGCTCCGGGCAATGTCGAAAACTAGCACCGTCCCCCTCGATGAGGTGCGGGCTGTGTGGGAGGTGAACGTCTTCGGTCCCCTGGCGGTATTCCAAGCCATGCTGCCGCTGCTTCGCGAATCACCTGATGCGCGCGTCGTGAACGTCACGAGCGCACTCGGTTCGCTGACAACCATGGCTGGCCCGGACTTCCCGTACCGCTCCACATTCGAACCCGTCTACGCCGCGTCGAAGACGGCGCTCAACGCCGTGACGCTGGCGATGATGATCGAACTGGAGGACACCGACGTCAAAGTCAACCTCGTCTCACCAGGGTTCGCCAACACCGCACTGGTCAACTTCGAGGGCATAGAGTCGGTCGAGGAGGCCGCCCGCGAGATCGTACGCGTCGCCCGGCTCGGAGCCGACGGACCCACCGGCACCTTCACGCTCTGGGAAGGCGTGGACCTCCCGTGGTGACCCACGTCGGAATGGGCAGTCAGCGTCGGACGACTCACAAACGACACCACCGCCGGCGATCCGGTGCCTCCCCCCGACGCGCTGATCGATCACCGCTCAGTCGAGTTCCGCGAGCTTGGCGATGTCGACGTCAGTGCGGTTGCCATGGATCTTGACGGTGGCGGGTTCGGCCTCGATGCGGCTGAACTCGTCCTCGGTGAGGTCGACGTCCGCGGCGCCGGTCACGACTTCCGGGAACGCGGGTGCCATCTGGGTGCCGCGGCGTGAGCGCAGCATCACCTGGCCGCCGTCGATGCAGAGGCCAGCGCGGAATCCGTCCCACTTCGGTTCCGCAGCGGACCGCGGCGGCAGGACGGGGCTGCGCACCGTTTCGGTGAGCATCGGCTCCGGCAGGGTCCACGTCATGGTGGAGGTCTTCCACCCGAGGGCTTGACGGTGTGCGTGTGGTCGGCCAGGTGGTCGTGCCCGGCCACCGGTCTGGGCATCCCGAGCACCAGACCTGACCACCCTGGTCAGACGCTTGGGTAGTGCGCTGAGCGGCTCAGCTGTGCGGGCGGGTGTTGGTGAAGCGGACGGCAGGTCCCCAGTGCTTCTGTTCGGGGGCGAGGTACCACTGGCACAGGGGCAGGCCGCCGCTGCCGTATCGGTGGGTGGGGCGCTGGCAGCCGGCGCATGCTTCGACGTAGCTGCTGGAGGTGGTGAAGGTGGAGGGGTCGGGTTCGCTGATCGGGGGTGGGGGAGTGCTGGTCATCGTTGGGTGTCCGTTCTGGGTGATCAGTAAGTGAATCACCGCGAACACAGCATGAAAGGACAGAAAGTGCCGTCGCCCGGTCAGCGCGCCGCGGCGGTACTGCTCGAGGCCGATCGTCCGAAGCTTGAGAACCTCCTCGGCATCCGCCAAGTCTGCCCGCACCCGCTTCAGTTCGGCTTCGAGCTCATCCACCCGCACGGCAGCGGCCTTCCGCCGCGTTTCCAGGACCGCACGCATCGACGGCATCCGCCACCCCCACCGACTCGATCAGCAACGAGTCGAGGCTCCCGCCACAGCCGCAATCTCATGCCTGACCAGCGGAATCTGCACACGGCATTCGGAAAGAGAACGGCCTCTAAGCGCCCCAGGGAACGCGGGCGAGGACGAGCCCTCGGACTTCCACCGCTTTCCCGACCGACGTCAGGTGCTTGCCTACGGTGTGGAACTGGGCTCCGGTGGTGAAGACGTCGTCGACGAGCAGGATGCGTTTGCCCTCGACGCTCTGCCGGAGCTTGAGGGCCGTGGCGTGCTCTTTGGCGGCCTCCATTTTCGCCTGCCAGCCTGAGCCGGCCGACTTCTTCGTCTCGTGGTTCTTCACCAGCACAGGACTGGCAGGGTCCGCGAACGGCCAGCGGCCGAGCGTGTCCTCGGCGTAAGCAGCCTGCATCATCGTTTCGATGTGCTGGAGCGGTGCCCGGTCCGGTGCCGAGGGATTGCCCACGATGAGGTCGATGTCCGCCATCTCGTCGGAGTGGGCGTTCAGCCAGCCGACGATGAGGCGTCCGAAGATCGTCCCCCATCCGACGGAACCGGGCTTCTGGCCGTACTTGTACTCCCAGATGGTCTGTTTCAGCGGCGGCGCGTGAAGGGCAACGGCATCGACGCGAGTGAAGCAGCGGACGGCCGGTTCCCACTGGCAGATGATGTTCCCGCAGCTCGCCGTGGGTGAGGCGAGAGTCTGTCCACACACCTCACAGTGGGGTTTGACCGTCCGGGCAGCACAGGCCGCACAGAGGGCGGGTGTTCCGTTGCCCTTGTAGGCGCACAGGCGACACTGGGGGAAGCCGAGCGGCTTCGGCAGGTCAGATGATGCGTTGGTCACAGGCCCGCCAGGGCGAGCTGGAGGCGCTGCTGCGCGGCCTGCTGCACTCGCTTGGCGCTGCCGAGGCGCGAGACGACGTCGTCGAGCTCTGAGACCTCGACGGCCTTCCCTTCCGCCACCATCTTGGCCGCCCACGGTTCACTCGTCGCCAGCGACTTGATCAGGAAGACGTGTTTGCCGTGCTCGTGGGCGATGCGGGCCTGCATCTTGGCGCCCGACGTTGAGGAGGCTTCGATGACAATGCTGCCCATCGTCGAGCCGCTCGTGACGACGTTGCGACGCGGGAACGTCCAGGTGGCCGGCGTCGAGGTGGGCCAGAACTGGGACAGCAGCGCTCCGCCCTCGTCGACGATCCTGGCGGCCAGGCCCTTGTTCTGGGCGGGGTAGATCTTCGCCGCGATGCCCGTTCCCATCACCGCGAGCGTACGGCCTCCGGCTTCGAGCGTGGCCGTGTGGGCGGCGGTGTCGATCCCCTTCGCGAGACCGCTGAAAATCACCACGTCCTCGTCGACCAGGAGCCGCGCCATGCGAGCGGCCCGGCGCATCCCGTCCTCGCTCGCGTTGCGCGTGCCGACGATGGCGGCCGAACGGGCATCCCGCTCTTCGAGGTCGCCGAGGTGGAACAGGAAGGGGGGCAGGTTTGGCACGAGACGCAGGTTCGCCGGATAGTCCGGATCGAGCACGGTCACGAGCCGCGCGCCGGCCTTCTCGGCGGCCTCCAGCTCAGTGGTCACCCGTGCGCGGGCGTCGTCGATCGTCGGGAGGGCCTCCCGTAGGAGTGCGAGGTTCTTGCGCGCGACGGTCGAGTCTTCGGGGATGTCGCCTCCGAGGACGACCTGGAGCGCCTCGGGTGACTGGCAGGTCCGGGCGATGAGGTTCCAGTCGACGGATTTGTTTCCGGCGCGCAGCGCGCAGATCGCCAGCAGATCCTTCTGCTGTGGCGTTATGGCGGTCATTTTCGTGTCCTTCTACTCACGGCCCCGGATGTTCGAAGGGTGGTGCTCTGTTTCTTTGGGCCGTTTCCCATCATGGCGTACGCCGGATCGGGTCCGCACGGGGGTGTACGCGAGCGCCCGGGTGAATCCGCTTCGATCACGGACTGTGACGCTGCGTGTACCCTCAATCGGGTGGTCCAGGGCCTCGTGGAGAACCAGTGCTTCGCTGCCGCGGTTCTCACCGGTATGAGTGACGAAGGCATCATCACCATCGTGAGTCGGTACGCCCGTGAAGGAACTGGCAGTGAAATGGGAGGACTCGGAGAAGATCCGGGTCGAGCTACCCGACCGCTACAAGGCTCTGGTCGACTCCGGCCGCGGCCTCGGGATGAGCCAGGGTGAGTGCTTCGGCTTCGGTCTCGACGACATCGACTACTGAGTTTTTCGTTAGTTCTGTGGTGATTGGGGCTTCGGTAGTGTGAGCATGATGGTGTGTCTTCCAAGCCGCAGGATGCTGTTGCTGATGTCGCCGTTCTGCCGCTGACGCGGCCGCAGTTGGCCGAGGCCCGTCGCATGCGCGCGGCCGAGTTGTTCGAG
The Streptomyces sp. NBC_01723 genome window above contains:
- a CDS encoding ComF family protein produces the protein MTNASSDLPKPLGFPQCRLCAYKGNGTPALCAACAARTVKPHCEVCGQTLASPTASCGNIICQWEPAVRCFTRVDAVALHAPPLKQTIWEYKYGQKPGSVGWGTIFGRLIVGWLNAHSDEMADIDLIVGNPSAPDRAPLQHIETMMQAAYAEDTLGRWPFADPASPVLVKNHETKKSAGSGWQAKMEAAKEHATALKLRQSVEGKRILLVDDVFTTGAQFHTVGKHLTSVGKAVEVRGLVLARVPWGA
- a CDS encoding DNA-processing protein DprA — encoded protein: MTAITPQQKDLLAICALRAGNKSVDWNLIARTCQSPEALQVVLGGDIPEDSTVARKNLALLREALPTIDDARARVTTELEAAEKAGARLVTVLDPDYPANLRLVPNLPPFLFHLGDLEERDARSAAIVGTRNASEDGMRRAARMARLLVDEDVVIFSGLAKGIDTAAHTATLEAGGRTLAVMGTGIAAKIYPAQNKGLAARIVDEGGALLSQFWPTSTPATWTFPRRNVVTSGSTMGSIVIEASSTSGAKMQARIAHEHGKHVFLIKSLATSEPWAAKMVAEGKAVEVSELDDVVSRLGSAKRVQQAAQQRLQLALAGL
- a CDS encoding IS5 family transposase (programmed frameshift), with amino-acid sequence MGRGTWSWIVPDGLWEIARPLIPEVRVRPQGGGKQNTPDETLFAAIIYVLVSGCAWRALPPCFGISKSTAHRRFMIWSRAGVWGRLHEAVVHRLDDAGLVDVSRVVLDSAHVRAKKGGEHTGPSPVDRGKPGSKMHILSDANGLPLVVGVSAANVHDSQSLKPMVAGHQTKHDPYRGRHFKPQRLHADKAYDIPELRKWLRGKRIGVRIARKGIESSERLGRRRWVIERTISWLSGYRRLSPRYERKPRNYLAFLGLAAALCCYKRLLKLTM
- a CDS encoding SDR family NAD(P)-dependent oxidoreductase, producing MPTNRIALITGANQGMGKQVAKELVFDGVTVFVGSRDLARGEKAAAEIGEGAVALQLDVTDTASIASAAERIRDETGRLDLLINNAAISTTRTDVRDLSELRAMSKTSTVPLDEVRAVWEVNVFGPLAVFQAMLPLLRESPDARVVNVTSALGSLTTMAGPDFPYRSTFEPVYAASKTALNAVTLAMMIELEDTDVKVNLVSPGFANTALVNFEGIESVEEAAREIVRVARLGADGPTGTFTLWEGVDLPW
- a CDS encoding IS1380 family transposase codes for the protein MREPISSYPRVRVQGDGRQVVSQAGAVLLLETVRKTGLDQAISAALAPWRKPRAVHDPGKILLDLALAVAMGGDCLADIGMLRAEPAVFGPVASDPTVSRLIDTLAASGEKALRAIRSARAEVRQRAWRLAGRAAPDAGGAVTVDLDGVLVIAHSDKEDAAPTWKRTYGHHPLMGFVDHGPGGTGEPVAALLRPGNAGSNTASDHVTAAQLALAQLPKKYRRGRRTLIRTDSAGGTHDFVAWLAQRGRWLSYSVGMVITDAIHQHVLKVPASAWTAAIETGGEIRDGAWVAELTGDVLDGWPKDMRLIVRKERPHPGAQLRLTDADGMRLTCFATNTSGRPIAELELRHRLRARAEDRIRAARATGLRNLPLHRTAQNRIWLEIVQIALDLLAWMPMLALTGKARLWEPRRLRLRLFTTAGQLVTTGRRQILRLAQHWPWTSHITAALERLALLPNPG
- a CDS encoding helix-turn-helix domain-containing protein — translated: MTNAADSGRENRLGDYLRARRGLVAPETVGLPEDERRRVPGLRREEVALLAGISSDYYLRLEQGRNRNPSVQVLEAIARVLQLDEPSAEHLLKLSATAPRRRRAPRRETVIPRILELVRSIEMPAFVAGRYMDVLASNPLAHVLSPELRPGENLLRAAFLDADDRIHFDRNDMVAMFRKRVGADLDDPRAVQLIGELSLASEAFRQAWARHDVRPARGGPVRIDHPQVGPMVLNLSKLAVDDTGDQMLVIYHPTDTHPESADRFTLLASWAAETRPVREEDVRAVDD
- a CDS encoding ATP-dependent DNA ligase, with protein sequence MTWTLPEPMLTETVRSPVLPPRSAAEPKWDGFRAGLCIDGGQVMLRSRRGTQMAPAFPEVVTGAADVDLTEDEFSRIEAEPATVKIHGNRTDVDIAKLAELD